A genomic segment from Hoeflea prorocentri encodes:
- a CDS encoding TRAP transporter small permease — protein sequence MQLVLNRFSWFLSYIAMACLLLMMLQVVADVVLKYVANAPIENNLEIVSFYYMVAVVFLPLAMVEMRHEHINVDLFYRMLPRRLQTIVYSLASVAAASFFGILAYQTAIDAVRATHIGEVMMGTSLVPIWPSRWFLPIGLSATALICLNHAFQAVVNPHFDPEPETPELTEDETK from the coding sequence ATGCAATTGGTGTTGAACCGGTTCAGCTGGTTTCTATCGTACATCGCGATGGCATGCTTGTTACTCATGATGCTTCAAGTGGTTGCCGATGTGGTGCTGAAATACGTCGCCAATGCACCGATCGAGAACAACCTTGAGATCGTGTCCTTTTACTACATGGTCGCTGTTGTGTTCTTGCCATTGGCAATGGTCGAAATGAGGCATGAGCATATCAATGTAGATTTGTTCTACCGTATGCTGCCTCGCCGCCTACAGACAATTGTGTACAGCTTGGCTTCGGTTGCGGCGGCCTCGTTCTTCGGAATTTTGGCCTACCAAACCGCGATTGACGCGGTGCGGGCAACTCATATCGGTGAGGTGATGATGGGTACTTCCCTGGTACCCATCTGGCCGAGCCGATGGTTTCTCCCCATAGGCCTTTCTGCGACTGCCCTGATCTGCCTGAACCACGCGTTTCAAGCCGTGGTGAATCCCCATTTTGATCCAGAGCCCGAGACTCCGGAATTGACAGAAGACGAAACGAAATGA
- a CDS encoding ABC transporter ATP-binding protein codes for MAGIRLNNVKKRYGTQQVIHGVDLTIEDQEFAVFVGPSGCGKSTLLRMIAGLEETSEGEIWIGDREVTHLAPVDRNVAMVFQSYALYPHMTVEQNMSFALTANGMDKAEATRRVDAAAKILHIEDYLARKPAALSGGQRQRVAIGRAIVRDPEVFLFDEPLSNLDAELRVHMRFELERLHKRLDATMVYVTHDQVEAMTLADKIVVLQSGLIEQVGTPLELFDDPDNQFVAGFIGAPKMNFVPATVSEISEAGVTVTLPSLGSAQLTKKVETKALSKDQTITLGVRPEHFSFESCPGAQIKLQCELVEQLGDIAYRYAESESGERLIIGLRDDRTSKEGENFETFIPAERAFLFDEQGGRIR; via the coding sequence TTGGCTGGAATTCGCCTGAACAACGTCAAAAAACGGTATGGCACGCAACAGGTCATCCACGGTGTCGATCTGACGATCGAGGATCAGGAGTTCGCGGTTTTTGTCGGCCCGTCCGGCTGCGGCAAGTCCACGCTTTTGCGCATGATTGCCGGGCTGGAGGAAACAAGCGAGGGCGAAATCTGGATCGGCGACCGCGAGGTCACTCATCTTGCGCCAGTCGACCGCAACGTCGCCATGGTTTTCCAGTCCTATGCGCTCTATCCGCACATGACGGTCGAGCAAAATATGAGTTTCGCGCTGACAGCAAACGGCATGGACAAGGCGGAAGCCACCCGCCGCGTCGACGCGGCGGCGAAGATTCTCCATATCGAGGATTATCTTGCCCGTAAACCCGCCGCCCTTTCGGGTGGTCAACGCCAGCGCGTTGCGATCGGCCGGGCTATTGTCCGCGATCCTGAAGTCTTCCTTTTCGATGAACCGCTATCCAATCTCGACGCGGAACTGCGGGTCCATATGCGCTTCGAGCTTGAACGCCTGCACAAGCGGCTGGACGCGACGATGGTCTATGTCACCCACGATCAGGTTGAGGCGATGACGCTCGCCGACAAAATCGTCGTCCTGCAGTCCGGTCTTATTGAACAGGTCGGAACGCCGCTGGAATTGTTTGACGATCCCGACAATCAGTTCGTGGCCGGCTTTATCGGCGCGCCGAAAATGAACTTTGTGCCGGCAACTGTGTCGGAAATCAGCGAAGCCGGCGTCACCGTGACGCTGCCGTCTCTGGGCTCGGCGCAACTGACCAAAAAGGTTGAGACCAAGGCACTCTCAAAGGACCAGACCATCACGCTCGGCGTGCGGCCGGAACACTTTTCCTTTGAAAGCTGCCCCGGCGCTCAGATCAAACTGCAGTGCGAACTGGTGGAGCAGTTGGGCGATATCGCCTACCGTTACGCAGAATCCGAAAGCGGCGAACGGCTGATCATCGGCTTGCGCGACGACCGCACCAGCAAGGAAGGCGAGAATTTCGAAACCTTCATCCCCGCCGAACGTGCATTCCTCTTCGATGAGCAAGGCGGGCGCATCCGTTAG
- a CDS encoding metal-dependent hydrolase family protein: protein MTPVSNDTPPGRSAGPSGVLLTNGQLIDGIEDQAVDGCHVYVENGVIKAVGKEALSSAAELKIDLKGKFILPGLIDCHVHVIATTVRLAENALQSDSLITAKSISILKGMLERGFTTVRDAGGADFGLQQAVEHGYIDGPRLVISGKALSQTGGHSDFRGRYDTRSSEWFATRLGALGYAVDGVENLRCAIRQQIKGGANFVKLMVNGGVASPTDPINFLGFAEDEIRAAVEEAEMAQTYVAGHLYTAEAIKRAIRCGLRSVEHATLVDDEGANLIRQYNAVAVPTLIIFEALHRHGQALGFPDEAIAKIDSVRLPGLTSLETLKKAGVTMGFGSDLLGELHDLQSEEFLLRSEVLSAQEIIRSATLDAAKVLQMEDEIGCVQIGANADLLVMDEDPLLDITALNKQGRNMPLIMKGGKFYKNMLN, encoded by the coding sequence ATGACGCCGGTTTCCAACGATACACCGCCCGGCCGTTCTGCTGGTCCTTCCGGCGTTTTGCTGACGAATGGCCAGCTGATTGACGGTATTGAAGATCAAGCTGTCGACGGTTGCCATGTATATGTCGAAAATGGCGTCATCAAAGCGGTTGGAAAGGAGGCCTTGTCTTCTGCCGCAGAGCTTAAGATTGACCTGAAGGGCAAGTTCATTTTACCGGGTCTAATCGACTGTCATGTTCATGTAATCGCCACCACCGTCAGGCTTGCCGAAAATGCGCTTCAGTCGGACTCTCTGATCACAGCAAAATCCATCAGCATCTTAAAGGGAATGCTTGAAAGGGGCTTCACAACCGTGCGGGATGCCGGTGGAGCTGATTTCGGCCTACAGCAGGCCGTTGAGCACGGTTATATCGATGGGCCCAGATTGGTCATAAGCGGCAAAGCATTGTCACAGACAGGTGGTCATTCTGATTTTCGAGGCCGATACGACACAAGGTCGTCCGAGTGGTTCGCCACTCGACTGGGTGCACTTGGATATGCCGTGGATGGTGTTGAAAACCTGCGGTGCGCCATTCGCCAGCAGATCAAGGGCGGCGCAAATTTTGTGAAACTGATGGTCAATGGCGGTGTCGCCTCTCCGACGGACCCGATCAATTTCCTCGGGTTCGCTGAAGACGAGATTCGAGCAGCCGTTGAAGAAGCTGAAATGGCGCAAACTTATGTTGCGGGTCATTTGTACACTGCCGAGGCCATCAAGCGCGCAATACGATGCGGCTTGCGCAGTGTTGAACATGCGACACTTGTCGATGATGAAGGCGCAAACCTGATCCGACAATACAACGCTGTGGCAGTTCCCACCCTGATCATTTTTGAAGCGCTTCACCGCCACGGCCAGGCTCTGGGTTTCCCCGATGAAGCGATCGCAAAAATTGACTCGGTGAGACTACCGGGACTGACGTCGTTGGAAACGTTGAAGAAGGCGGGTGTGACGATGGGCTTTGGCTCGGATCTGTTGGGAGAACTGCATGATCTTCAGTCAGAAGAGTTTTTGCTAAGGTCTGAAGTCTTGTCAGCACAAGAAATCATCCGGTCTGCGACCTTGGACGCTGCGAAAGTCTTGCAGATGGAAGACGAAATTGGCTGCGTGCAAATCGGTGCGAACGCAGATCTCCTTGTTATGGATGAGGATCCTTTGCTCGATATCACCGCATTGAACAAACAAGGACGGAACATGCCGCTCATCATGAAGGGCGGCAAGTTTTACAAGAACATGCTGAATTAG
- a CDS encoding TRAP transporter large permease gives MSNLVIGFTGLGIGLLLMVFRVQIGVALGLISFFGIAAILNMKAAWGIVTAVPYSFVGDWNLSAVPMFLLMGYVASSAGLTAGLFRFMRLLLSRLPGGLGVASVGACALFAAASGSSVATSSAMARIATPEMLKYKYEPGLASGVIAASGTLGSLIPPSILLVLYGYFAEVSIAKLFVAGFLPGILSAALYMGMIVARASSNPELAPPLKEHPHMREIFEALREVWPLPVLIGGVLAGIFIGVFTPTEAGAVGAFLAFLIAALRGSLSMAVAQEAMMRTLSGTAGIFIVVIGTVLLTRFVALAGVPTYLAELMLSISHNPLIIILVIAGMYVLLGMFVDSIGLLLLTLPIILPVVNEAGMDLIWFGIIVIKLLEIGLVTPPVGLNVYVIKGALGNLVSLQAIFRGIWWFILMDIAAFALIVAFPQISLFLPSLM, from the coding sequence ATGAGTAACTTGGTTATCGGGTTCACCGGATTGGGTATTGGCCTGTTGTTGATGGTGTTTCGCGTTCAGATCGGCGTTGCTCTCGGTCTCATCTCTTTTTTCGGAATTGCCGCTATCCTCAACATGAAAGCAGCTTGGGGAATTGTAACAGCGGTCCCGTATAGCTTTGTCGGAGACTGGAATCTCTCTGCCGTGCCGATGTTTTTGTTGATGGGTTATGTCGCCTCCTCGGCCGGTTTGACCGCGGGGTTGTTTCGCTTCATGAGGCTCCTCCTCTCGCGACTGCCGGGCGGTCTGGGTGTTGCAAGTGTTGGTGCTTGCGCGCTGTTTGCGGCGGCATCCGGTTCAAGTGTTGCAACATCCTCGGCGATGGCACGTATCGCAACTCCGGAGATGCTCAAATATAAATATGAGCCTGGGCTCGCAAGCGGTGTAATTGCAGCATCGGGAACACTCGGCTCGCTTATACCACCAAGCATCTTGCTGGTTCTTTACGGCTACTTTGCAGAAGTCTCTATCGCAAAATTATTCGTAGCGGGTTTTTTGCCCGGCATCCTGTCGGCCGCACTTTACATGGGCATGATCGTAGCGCGTGCTTCCTCAAATCCAGAGCTTGCACCGCCGCTCAAAGAACACCCGCATATGCGGGAGATTTTTGAAGCCTTGAGAGAAGTTTGGCCGCTCCCGGTTCTAATCGGGGGCGTCCTCGCGGGTATATTTATTGGCGTCTTTACACCAACAGAAGCAGGCGCAGTCGGAGCATTTCTGGCTTTCCTTATCGCGGCACTAAGAGGAAGTTTGTCAATGGCCGTGGCCCAGGAGGCCATGATGCGTACCCTCTCGGGAACAGCCGGTATTTTTATCGTTGTGATCGGAACCGTGTTGTTGACGCGATTTGTCGCCCTGGCCGGTGTTCCGACGTATTTGGCGGAACTCATGCTGAGTATCAGCCATAACCCTTTGATAATCATTCTGGTGATTGCCGGAATGTATGTCTTGCTTGGCATGTTTGTTGACTCGATCGGTCTCCTGCTTCTGACGCTTCCAATAATCCTGCCAGTGGTCAATGAAGCCGGAATGGACCTTATTTGGTTCGGCATCATAGTGATCAAGTTACTCGAGATAGGGCTGGTAACGCCTCCGGTTGGCTTGAACGTATATGTCATCAAAGGTGCGCTTGGAAACCTGGTTAGCCTTCAGGCGATATTTCGCGGCATTTGGTGGTTTATACTGATGGACATCGCGGCCTTTGCACTTATCGTCGCGTTTCCGCAAATTTCTCTCTTCCTGCCATCACTGATGTGA
- a CDS encoding TRAP transporter substrate-binding protein, translating to MKSVRGLKCAMIAIVAVAVSAVLPVASVSSAGELKAAHFMPPMHPMDRGVMTPLSEELAEVTGGELTIRIYPAGELGKGPVQQYKRVVTGVADIVFGIPAYTPTQFDKTVMIHMPGLFASGEQATNALWDNLEAIEDEYAETKLLGLWANNPSVLITRDKPVRTLADIEGLKIRTPNPVMAEVVKAWGGIPVSMPTPDIYNSMNTGVIDAVMIGPSGIRSYKLNEIGKYATVNIPSAVDSFYLLMNKQSWDGLSDEHKAKLSELIGRDLSLRGAKAFYEAGQAGIQLARDSDVEIIEIDGAADADFRAAMADALDALIEKTSKETGTDARKIIAGFSGQ from the coding sequence ATGAAGTCTGTACGAGGCCTGAAATGCGCCATGATCGCAATCGTGGCCGTTGCTGTTTCCGCGGTCCTGCCAGTCGCCAGCGTGTCCTCCGCCGGCGAACTGAAGGCGGCGCATTTCATGCCGCCGATGCATCCGATGGACCGCGGCGTGATGACGCCTCTGTCGGAAGAGCTGGCCGAGGTGACCGGCGGGGAGCTGACCATCCGTATCTATCCGGCCGGGGAACTCGGCAAAGGTCCCGTGCAGCAGTATAAACGCGTCGTCACCGGCGTTGCGGACATTGTCTTCGGCATCCCGGCCTATACGCCAACCCAGTTCGACAAGACCGTGATGATCCACATGCCCGGCCTGTTTGCGAGCGGTGAGCAGGCCACCAATGCACTATGGGACAATCTTGAAGCCATTGAAGACGAATATGCCGAGACCAAGCTGCTCGGCCTTTGGGCCAATAACCCATCGGTGCTGATCACCCGCGACAAACCGGTCCGCACGCTGGCTGATATCGAGGGGCTCAAGATCCGCACGCCCAATCCGGTCATGGCCGAAGTGGTGAAGGCCTGGGGCGGTATTCCGGTCTCCATGCCAACGCCCGACATCTATAACTCCATGAACACGGGCGTAATCGACGCCGTCATGATCGGGCCGTCGGGCATTCGCTCCTACAAGCTCAATGAAATCGGCAAATATGCCACCGTGAATATCCCCTCCGCAGTCGACAGTTTCTATCTGCTGATGAACAAGCAGAGCTGGGACGGCCTGAGCGACGAACACAAGGCGAAACTCAGCGAACTGATCGGTCGCGACCTCAGTCTTCGCGGGGCAAAGGCCTTTTATGAAGCAGGCCAGGCCGGCATCCAGCTTGCCCGCGACAGCGACGTCGAAATCATCGAGATCGACGGCGCAGCCGATGCCGATTTCCGGGCCGCGATGGCCGACGCGCTTGATGCGCTGATCGAAAAGACCTCCAAGGAAACAGGCACCGACGCCCGCAAGATCATAGCCGGATTCTCCGGGCAATAG
- a CDS encoding C4-dicarboxylate TRAP transporter substrate-binding protein — translation MIKYQPKTAVLAAATLSCFVVTSNIAMAETREFNASNWLPESTALVKNGYIEWAEDLEKRSGGTLKANVFTGSVLLPPASHLTGIRDGVVDVGYHAGTYTPADLPLDNILAQVAISYSDNFVAALAITDLNINNADLQAEWASHNIVFGGGYATIPYRLFCTEPVTSLEDIAGKKMRMTGSVHSDWAKSVGAIPVNVPSSEMYSGLEKGQLDCASNTIEQLKTSSLWDVSKHTSMVELGIYYAGYHYGINRDFWSSLTSEQRRTMLDSFSLSIARTMIGYTAAGEAVAAEALEQGVTLHEPDADLAQSITDYKEIARQTALEVGKEKFGVDNAEELISAFEASISKWEELLADVDRTDEDALASLIQSEIYDKVDADKYGLK, via the coding sequence ATGATCAAATATCAACCAAAAACTGCTGTGCTGGCAGCGGCAACACTATCCTGCTTTGTTGTGACCAGCAATATTGCAATGGCCGAGACACGAGAGTTCAACGCCAGCAACTGGTTGCCGGAAAGCACCGCTCTGGTGAAAAACGGTTACATCGAATGGGCCGAGGATCTCGAGAAAAGATCAGGGGGGACCTTGAAGGCCAATGTGTTCACCGGATCTGTCCTGCTGCCCCCGGCCTCACATCTTACCGGTATTCGAGATGGCGTGGTCGATGTCGGGTATCATGCCGGCACCTACACACCTGCTGATCTGCCGCTGGACAATATCCTGGCACAGGTTGCGATCAGCTATTCCGACAACTTTGTTGCTGCTCTGGCCATAACTGATCTGAACATCAACAATGCGGACCTTCAGGCTGAGTGGGCATCGCACAACATCGTCTTTGGTGGTGGTTACGCGACAATTCCCTACCGGCTCTTTTGCACCGAACCGGTTACCTCGCTTGAAGATATTGCAGGTAAAAAAATGCGGATGACGGGGTCCGTTCACTCCGACTGGGCAAAAAGCGTCGGAGCGATCCCTGTCAACGTGCCATCAAGCGAAATGTACAGCGGTCTCGAGAAAGGGCAGCTCGATTGCGCATCCAATACGATTGAACAGCTCAAAACAAGTTCGCTTTGGGATGTCTCCAAGCACACCTCGATGGTTGAGCTGGGAATTTATTACGCAGGCTATCATTACGGGATCAACAGAGACTTCTGGTCTTCCCTCACGAGCGAACAGCGGCGTACGATGCTGGACAGTTTTTCGCTATCCATTGCGCGCACGATGATCGGATACACAGCGGCAGGTGAAGCAGTTGCAGCAGAAGCATTGGAGCAAGGTGTAACGCTCCATGAGCCTGACGCCGATCTGGCTCAGTCTATTACAGACTACAAAGAGATCGCCCGGCAAACAGCCTTGGAAGTTGGCAAGGAAAAGTTTGGCGTCGACAATGCCGAAGAGCTGATTTCAGCATTTGAAGCCTCAATCTCCAAATGGGAAGAGCTTCTGGCAGACGTTGATCGCACCGATGAAGACGCCTTGGCCAGCCTGATACAGTCAGAGATCTACGACAAAGTTGACGCAGACAAGTATGGCTTGAAATAG
- a CDS encoding TRAP transporter large permease has translation MSTELLGLAGFGVLFALMAIGTPVAIALLIVGFAGTFLLSGFQAAAYTLSGQAFATVTVYELSIIPLFILMGNLASAAGLSRDLFDAAYRLIGHLRGGLAAATILGCAGFAALSGSSIASAVTMGKVAYPQMRRYRYGERLATGSIAAGGTLGILIPPSTGFVIYAVLTEESIGRLFMAGVLPGLLLTSLFLVAIALVTLLTPEEGPRGPVFNLREKLTSMFRATGILTIIIITIGGIYTGFFTPVEAAGVGACFALIMLIARGKCTLRTLWGASAETLRTTGMAFFILIGANVFAPFVALSHLPETIAGAMTGLALGAYGTLAIILFGYVVLGMFIEGLSLLVITLPIVFPLVVSLGFDPIWLGVIMVIVLEMGLISPPIGVNVFVVKSIVPDVKIETIFAGIMPFWLAMAIALIILVIVPEIALILPNAMYN, from the coding sequence ATGAGCACTGAACTGCTGGGGCTCGCCGGCTTCGGCGTCCTGTTTGCCTTGATGGCCATCGGAACCCCCGTCGCCATCGCCTTGCTGATCGTCGGTTTTGCCGGCACGTTCCTGCTGTCCGGTTTCCAGGCGGCTGCCTATACGCTGAGCGGTCAGGCCTTTGCGACGGTGACGGTCTACGAACTGTCGATCATTCCGCTGTTCATCCTGATGGGCAACCTCGCCTCCGCCGCCGGACTGAGCCGTGACCTGTTCGACGCTGCCTATCGGCTGATCGGTCATCTACGGGGCGGACTGGCCGCCGCCACCATTCTCGGCTGCGCCGGTTTTGCCGCCCTGTCCGGTTCATCCATTGCCTCTGCGGTCACCATGGGCAAGGTCGCCTACCCGCAAATGCGGCGCTACCGTTACGGCGAGCGGCTGGCCACCGGCTCGATCGCCGCCGGCGGCACGTTGGGCATTTTGATCCCGCCATCCACTGGCTTCGTCATTTATGCGGTGCTCACCGAGGAATCCATCGGCCGCTTGTTCATGGCGGGCGTCCTGCCCGGCCTGCTGCTGACAAGCCTCTTCCTTGTGGCCATTGCGCTGGTCACCCTGCTGACGCCGGAAGAAGGACCCAGGGGGCCGGTCTTCAACCTGCGCGAAAAACTCACAAGCATGTTTCGCGCCACCGGCATACTGACAATCATCATAATTACCATCGGCGGCATCTATACCGGCTTCTTCACGCCCGTCGAGGCAGCCGGGGTCGGCGCCTGCTTTGCCCTCATAATGCTGATCGCCCGCGGCAAATGTACCCTGCGCACCCTTTGGGGCGCCAGCGCCGAAACGTTGCGCACCACGGGCATGGCATTCTTCATTCTCATCGGTGCCAATGTGTTCGCACCCTTCGTCGCCCTGTCCCACCTGCCGGAGACCATTGCCGGCGCCATGACCGGACTGGCGCTCGGTGCTTATGGGACGCTGGCGATCATCTTGTTCGGTTACGTGGTGCTCGGCATGTTCATCGAGGGCCTGTCGCTGCTGGTCATCACGCTGCCGATTGTTTTTCCGCTGGTTGTCTCGCTCGGTTTCGACCCGATCTGGCTTGGCGTGATCATGGTGATCGTCCTGGAGATGGGCCTCATCTCGCCGCCAATCGGCGTCAATGTCTTTGTCGTCAAGAGCATCGTGCCGGATGTGAAGATCGAGACCATCTTCGCCGGCATCATGCCGTTCTGGCTCGCCATGGCAATCGCCCTGATCATCCTCGTTATCGTACCCGAAATCGCGCTGATACTGCCCAACGCCATGTACAATTAG
- a CDS encoding TRAP transporter small permease, whose product MSGDRESTSQPGDPGGWRQWVEAPLIACGGITIFAMMFLSVSDALLRSLFDAPIFGANDYTQVILSIAVSISLPLCVLAGRVIAITTLVALFPDRLRRPVDLAVSLAGAVMMGYLAWRAFLNAREAARFAETTLLLQLPLDTSYYAIAAGGALSAVLLLTESGRHEH is encoded by the coding sequence ATGTCCGGCGACAGGGAGAGCACCAGCCAGCCAGGTGATCCGGGCGGCTGGCGGCAGTGGGTAGAGGCACCGCTGATTGCATGTGGCGGCATTACCATATTCGCGATGATGTTCCTGTCCGTCAGCGATGCGCTTCTGCGTTCGCTGTTCGACGCGCCGATTTTCGGTGCCAATGATTACACCCAGGTCATTCTGTCGATTGCCGTATCGATCAGTCTGCCGCTTTGCGTCCTTGCCGGCCGGGTGATCGCCATCACCACGCTGGTCGCCCTCTTTCCGGACCGCTTGCGCCGGCCGGTCGACCTGGCCGTTTCACTCGCGGGCGCGGTGATGATGGGCTATCTCGCCTGGCGCGCCTTCCTCAACGCCCGGGAAGCCGCCCGGTTTGCCGAAACCACCCTGTTGCTCCAGCTGCCGCTCGACACATCCTATTACGCCATTGCAGCCGGCGGCGCCCTGTCAGCTGTGTTGCTTTTGACCGAAAGCGGGCGCCATGAGCACTGA
- a CDS encoding MarR family winged helix-turn-helix transcriptional regulator: protein MQDFTLHNRIGYKVTRLARLMEARLEKQIGEYGITRLMWCVLRGVGMEGVTTPSGLASYIGIARPAVSRLLKSMEQRGLLQRNGIDRDGRVTEVHLTDEGRRLMEACHGLVRELNSHFSEKLEPLAYDSFMQTIDRLTEGENATLMRL from the coding sequence TTGCAAGATTTCACACTCCACAACCGTATCGGATACAAGGTGACCCGGCTGGCCCGGCTGATGGAGGCGCGTCTTGAAAAGCAGATTGGCGAGTATGGCATCACGCGGCTGATGTGGTGCGTTCTGCGTGGGGTCGGCATGGAGGGTGTAACAACGCCATCGGGGCTTGCAAGCTATATCGGCATTGCCCGGCCGGCAGTCTCCCGGCTCTTGAAATCCATGGAGCAACGCGGCCTGCTTCAACGCAATGGTATTGATCGTGATGGCCGGGTAACCGAGGTGCATCTGACCGATGAGGGCAGGCGGCTCATGGAGGCCTGTCACGGGCTGGTCCGGGAGCTGAACTCGCATTTTTCCGAAAAGCTCGAGCCGCTGGCTTACGACAGTTTCATGCAAACCATCGACCGGTTGACGGAAGGCGAAAATGCCACGCTGATGCGGCTTTGA
- a CDS encoding GMC family oxidoreductase, translating to MRDDGTYDYVIVGAGTAGCVLANRLSADASKRVLLLEAGGSDNYHWVHIPVGYLYCIGNPRTDWMMRTVEEPGLNGRSLVYPRGKVLGGCSSVNGMIYMRGQAADYDHWRQTGNVGWGWDDVLPYFLKSEDNYRGATPMHGAGGEWKVAQQRLSWDILRAVQEGAKEFGIMPRDDFNNGNNEGSGFFEVNQKGGVRWNTAKGFLRPAMKRDNLRVVTGAMTQAIRFEGKRAVGVTYRRGGQSFSVTAKAEVILAAGAINTPKLLEHSGIGQPGRLQALGIDVHHALPGVGENLQDHLQLRTVFKVKNADTLNTRAGSLIGKAGIALQYFLTRSGPMSMAPSQFGMFTKSDPSRATPDLEYHVQPLSTDRLGDPLHPFPAITVSVCNLRPESVGTCHVASTDIEQQPEIRLNYLSAAADQTVAVAALRQARTIMTAKALARHEPEEILPGPRHQSDDELVEQAGNIGTTIFHPVGTCKMGADPMAVVDADLTVHGMDGLRVVDASIMPRIVSGNTASPVVMIAEKAADMIRVRATG from the coding sequence ATTAGGGACGACGGCACTTATGACTATGTCATCGTCGGCGCCGGCACGGCCGGCTGCGTGCTCGCCAACCGGCTGAGCGCGGATGCGTCAAAACGGGTGCTCCTGCTCGAAGCGGGCGGTTCCGACAATTACCACTGGGTGCATATTCCCGTCGGCTATCTCTATTGCATCGGCAATCCGCGCACCGACTGGATGATGCGGACCGTGGAGGAACCGGGCCTCAATGGCCGCAGCCTCGTCTATCCACGCGGCAAGGTGCTCGGCGGCTGCTCTTCGGTCAACGGCATGATCTATATGCGCGGCCAGGCAGCCGACTACGACCATTGGCGCCAGACCGGCAATGTCGGCTGGGGTTGGGACGACGTCCTGCCCTATTTCCTCAAATCCGAAGACAATTACCGCGGCGCGACACCGATGCACGGCGCCGGCGGGGAATGGAAGGTCGCGCAGCAACGGCTTTCCTGGGACATTCTTCGCGCCGTTCAGGAGGGTGCGAAGGAATTCGGCATCATGCCGCGCGACGACTTCAACAATGGCAACAATGAAGGGTCCGGCTTTTTCGAGGTCAATCAGAAAGGCGGCGTGCGTTGGAACACGGCCAAGGGCTTCCTTCGCCCGGCGATGAAAAGGGACAATCTTCGCGTTGTGACCGGCGCAATGACGCAAGCCATCCGCTTTGAAGGCAAGCGTGCGGTCGGCGTAACTTACCGGCGCGGTGGCCAGAGCTTTTCCGTCACCGCCAAGGCAGAGGTGATCCTGGCCGCCGGCGCGATCAATACACCCAAGCTTCTTGAGCATTCCGGCATCGGCCAGCCCGGGCGACTGCAGGCGCTCGGCATCGATGTGCACCACGCATTGCCGGGCGTTGGCGAGAACCTGCAGGATCATCTGCAGCTCAGAACCGTCTTCAAGGTCAAGAATGCTGATACCCTGAACACCAGGGCGGGCAGCCTGATCGGCAAGGCCGGCATCGCATTGCAATATTTCCTGACCCGAAGCGGACCGATGTCGATGGCGCCGAGCCAGTTCGGAATGTTCACCAAATCGGACCCCTCGAGGGCAACACCGGACCTTGAATATCACGTCCAGCCGCTTTCCACCGACCGGCTGGGCGATCCGTTGCATCCCTTCCCGGCGATCACCGTTTCGGTCTGCAACCTGCGGCCAGAAAGTGTCGGCACATGCCATGTGGCATCTACCGATATTGAGCAACAGCCGGAAATTCGACTGAACTATCTCTCAGCCGCGGCCGATCAGACCGTGGCCGTGGCAGCACTGCGTCAGGCACGCACGATCATGACGGCAAAGGCCCTCGCGCGCCATGAACCGGAAGAGATCCTGCCCGGTCCGCGCCATCAAAGTGACGACGAACTGGTCGAGCAGGCCGGAAACATCGGTACGACGATCTTCCATCCCGTCGGCACCTGCAAGATGGGCGCGGACCCGATGGCCGTCGTTGACGCCGATCTTACCGTTCACGGGATGGACGGCCTGCGGGTCGTCGACGCGTCGATCATGCCACGGATCGTCTCCGGCAATACGGCTTCTCCGGTGGTCATGATCGCCGAAAAGGCCGCTGATATGATCAGGGTGCGTGCAACCGGTTAG